One segment of Clostridium ljungdahlii DSM 13528 DNA contains the following:
- a CDS encoding sugar transferase, translating into MTEMQSRPIEVTVENMEKYEKSDTYYFIKRCIDLILSFIGIIVFSPIMLIVTAAIKLDSKGSVIFSQMRVGKNGKLFKMYKFRSMVDDAEELLDNLRSKNEMTGPMFKIKEDPRITRVGKFIRRTSIDELPQLFNVIKGDMSLVGPRPNLPHEVAKFTECQKAKLLVKPGLTCYWQVMGRSNIDFEHWMKLDIKYIEDRNTLLDLKLIFKTFWVFFGDDGAA; encoded by the coding sequence ATGACAGAGATGCAAAGCAGACCTATAGAAGTAACAGTAGAGAATATGGAAAAGTATGAAAAAAGTGATACTTATTACTTTATTAAAAGATGTATAGATTTAATTTTGTCTTTTATAGGTATTATTGTATTTTCTCCTATTATGCTCATAGTGACTGCTGCGATTAAACTGGATTCCAAGGGATCTGTTATATTTTCTCAAATGAGAGTTGGAAAAAACGGAAAACTATTTAAAATGTATAAATTTCGCTCTATGGTAGATGATGCAGAAGAACTTTTGGACAACCTTCGAAGTAAAAATGAAATGACTGGACCTATGTTTAAGATAAAAGAAGATCCTAGAATTACAAGGGTTGGTAAGTTTATAAGAAGAACCAGCATTGATGAGCTTCCTCAATTGTTTAATGTAATTAAAGGGGATATGTCACTTGTTGGTCCAAGACCTAACCTTCCACATGAGGTAGCAAAGTTTACTGAATGTCAAAAGGCTAAGCTTCTTGTAAAGCCTGGACTTACGTGCTACTGGCAGGTAATGGGCAGAAGTAATATTGATTTTGAACATTGGATGAAGCTTGATATTAAGTACATAGAAGATAGAAATACATTGCTTGATTTAAAGCTAATATTTAAGACTTTTTGGGTATTTTTTGGAGATGACGGAGCTGCATAG
- a CDS encoding glycosyltransferase family 4 protein: MKVALVHDWLTNMGGAERVVINFKQIYKNAPIYTTIYNPDNLDDELKNIDVRTSFLQNKKGAKKNHQKYFPFMPAAFESFDLNEYDIVLSSSSSCAKGVITNPNAMHVCYCHSPMRYGWEFYYEYANNSNMKKLKKNLLKYFMDYMRVWDNVSSNRVDYFIANSENVARRIWEHYRRESVVIHPPVRCSLFNISNEDQDYFLIVSRLVEYKRIDLAVEAFNELGLPLVIIGDGAERQKLELKAKDNIKFLGRQPDEVIKEYYSKCRAFVFPGEEDFGITPLEAQASGRPVIAFGKGGALETVVSEKTGVFFEEQTVEALKNAVKVFESLSFDKELIRKHAEEFDEEIFKGKIRNFVDEKYDEFLGTKKWKVL; encoded by the coding sequence ATGAAAGTAGCATTAGTACATGATTGGCTTACTAATATGGGTGGAGCAGAGAGAGTAGTTATAAACTTTAAACAAATTTATAAAAATGCTCCAATATATACAACTATATATAATCCAGATAATTTAGATGATGAATTGAAGAATATAGATGTACGAACATCTTTTTTGCAAAATAAAAAGGGAGCAAAGAAAAATCACCAAAAATATTTTCCATTTATGCCTGCAGCATTTGAAAGTTTTGACTTAAATGAATATGATATAGTGCTAAGCAGCAGTTCATCCTGTGCTAAGGGGGTTATAACAAATCCAAATGCTATGCATGTGTGTTATTGTCATTCACCAATGAGGTATGGATGGGAATTTTATTATGAATATGCTAATAATTCCAATATGAAGAAACTTAAGAAGAATCTTTTAAAGTATTTTATGGATTATATGAGAGTTTGGGATAATGTTTCATCTAATAGAGTGGATTATTTTATAGCTAACTCTGAAAATGTGGCTAGAAGAATATGGGAACATTATAGACGTGAAAGTGTGGTTATCCATCCACCTGTAAGGTGTAGCTTGTTTAATATAAGCAATGAAGATCAGGATTATTTTTTAATTGTATCAAGACTTGTAGAGTATAAAAGAATTGATTTGGCTGTAGAGGCTTTTAATGAATTAGGTTTACCATTAGTTATCATAGGTGATGGTGCTGAACGGCAAAAATTAGAGTTAAAAGCTAAAGATAATATAAAGTTTTTGGGTAGACAGCCTGATGAGGTCATAAAAGAATATTATTCCAAATGCAGAGCTTTTGTATTTCCAGGAGAAGAGGATTTTGGAATAACTCCACTAGAAGCTCAGGCAAGTGGAAGACCTGTTATAGCTTTTGGAAAGGGTGGGGCACTTGAAACTGTAGTGAGTGAAAAAACTGGAGTTTTTTTTGAAGAGCAAACTGTTGAAGCTTTGAAAAATGCAGTAAAGGTATTTGAAAGCTTGAGTTTTGATAAGGAACTTATAAGAAAACATGCAGAAGAGTTTGATGAGGAAATATTTAAAGGAAAAATAAGAAATTTTGTTGATGAAAAATATGATGAATTTTTAGGTACTAAGAAGTGGAAGGTATTATAG
- a CDS encoding glycosyltransferase family 4 protein produces the protein MSQVVFNALQTSLSGGIGRYCYEVSKAIYKQHKIDFKIVIREEDKGLFSFADIEDLIIVEGIKNAKQRNFYEQFKLPKLIYKKYPDAIIHYPDTMAPIFAKNKVIITVHDLAFKSLKDAFTWKTTLWKNFITDLSIKKAHKIIAITEFAKNEILKYYPMVNDKISVVYNGFNNFSKEPIDVSNINQKILDLKNGKYILTVSTISPRKNIDGLIKAFGLIKDKICDYKLVIAGKNGWLYENVYKVVSNLGLNDRIIFTGSINDDELKFLYKNASLFVYPSFYEGFGLPPLEAMSYGIPCVVSNRTSIPEVVGDAAIKVNPDNLNELGNKIFKVISNGKLCDFLRANSNKRLECFSWKKSGQDTIKVYYHL, from the coding sequence ATGAGTCAAGTAGTATTTAATGCTCTACAAACATCTTTAAGTGGAGGAATAGGAAGGTATTGCTATGAAGTATCAAAAGCTATATATAAACAACATAAGATTGACTTTAAAATTGTCATAAGAGAAGAAGATAAAGGTTTATTTAGTTTTGCGGACATAGAAGACTTAATAATTGTTGAAGGTATAAAAAATGCTAAACAGAGAAATTTTTATGAACAATTTAAATTGCCGAAATTAATTTATAAAAAATATCCTGATGCAATTATACATTATCCTGACACTATGGCTCCAATTTTTGCAAAGAATAAGGTAATTATAACAGTACACGATTTAGCTTTTAAAAGTCTTAAAGACGCATTTACATGGAAAACAACCTTGTGGAAGAATTTTATTACAGATTTATCTATAAAGAAAGCACATAAGATAATAGCTATAACTGAATTTGCTAAGAATGAAATATTAAAGTATTATCCTATGGTTAATGATAAGATAAGTGTTGTTTATAATGGATTTAATAATTTTTCTAAAGAACCTATTGATGTTAGTAATATTAATCAAAAAATTTTAGATTTAAAAAATGGCAAGTATATTTTGACAGTTAGTACTATATCACCACGAAAAAATATAGATGGACTTATAAAGGCATTTGGTTTAATAAAGGATAAAATTTGTGATTACAAATTAGTTATAGCAGGAAAAAATGGTTGGTTATATGAAAATGTTTATAAAGTGGTTAGCAATTTAGGATTGAATGATAGGATTATATTTACTGGCAGCATAAACGATGATGAGTTAAAGTTTTTATATAAAAATGCCAGCTTATTTGTATATCCGTCATTTTATGAAGGGTTTGGATTGCCGCCACTTGAGGCAATGAGTTATGGCATACCATGTGTAGTTTCAAACAGAACATCCATTCCTGAAGTTGTAGGTGATGCTGCCATTAAAGTTAATCCTGATAATTTAAATGAATTGGGTAATAAGATTTTTAAAGTTATTAGTAATGGAAAACTATGTGATTTTTTGAGAGCAAATTCTAATAAAAGATTAGAATGTTTTTCTTGGAAAAAATCTGGTCAAGATACAATAAAAGTTTATTATCATTTATGA